Proteins encoded by one window of Haliotis asinina isolate JCU_RB_2024 chromosome 6, JCU_Hal_asi_v2, whole genome shotgun sequence:
- the LOC137286979 gene encoding small ribosomal subunit protein mS35-like, protein MAAAMESRTLRCAMQRLYAMKLTNGISWTCFVRSLSSSTRSGHRNRRINDSEHGDSEFRTFEIPGLKPMNRERESFRRRRRQVAPPRYMQMKQDQDWTSVWPSAASFKWSVVPLPMRQGFAEKETENKGVSPAKYGNMELMKPPNFLHLTPAHIKKHCQAIKKFCTKWPEGLNTSKEINKHFPITVTTSDYSFSSTSIRDPRARTVTVELKLSHLKLDKHAQQKLLRLVGNRFNPKTKKLTITTDRCPVRLQNYDYAMYLLTAIYFESWKKEPWEDEMTEADRLFYTWHLSQSRKSVIDLFKKYQDIKESKKDDPSFKELSHLPSSLKEEDIVSLDLVKEYSRSVSEIMNKGENSESLAKYKNSVKKILNLQAEVS, encoded by the exons ATGGCGGCCGCCATGGAATCAAGAACTCTGCGATGTGCTATGCAACGCTTATACGCAATGAAACTCACAAATGGTATTTCTTGGACGTGCTTTGTAAGAAGTCTTTCAAGTTCCACACGCAGTGGTCATCGGAACAGACGGATAAACGATTCGGAACATG GTGACAGTGAATTCAGAACATTTGAAATACCTGGCCTTAAACCTATGAACAGGGAACGAGAATCTTTCCGGAGGAGAAGGAGGCAG GTAGCCCCACCTCGGTATATGCAGATGAAGCAGGACCAGGACTGGACTAGTGTGTGGCCTTCCGCTGCTTCCTTCAAGTGGAGTGTTGTCCCTTTGCCCATGAGACAGGGTTTTGCAGAA AAAGAGACAGAGAATAAGGGCGTGTCCCCAGCAAAGTATGGGAACATGGAACTCATGAAGCCACCCAACTTCCTACATCTCACGCCAGCTCACATCAAGAAACACTGCCAGGCCATCAAGA AGTTTTGTACAAAGTGGCCAGAGGGATTGAATACAAGTAAGGAAATCAATAAGCACTTCCCAATAACAGTAACAACATCTGACTACAGTTTCTCCAGCACATCAATCCGAGATCCCCGGGCTCGCACTGTCACTGTAGAA CTGAAGCTGTCTCATCTGAAGCTGGACAAACATGCACAGCAGAAGCTGTTGAGACTGGTCGGAAACAGGTTCAATCCCAAGACCAAAAAACTGACCATTACCACTGACAG GTGTCCAGTGCGGCTGCAGAACTACGACTACGCCATGTACCTGCTGACGGCCATTTACTTTGAGTCCTGG AAAAAGGAACCATGGGAAGACGAGATGACAGAGGCTGACCGTCTCTTCTATACATGGCATCTTAGTCAGTCACGCAAGTCAGTCATCGACCTGTTCAAGAAGTACCAGGACATCAAAGAG agcAAGAAAGATGACCCATCATTCAAGGAACTGTCACACCTGCCCAGCAGTCTGAAGGAGGAAGACATTGTTAGCCTTGACCTTGTCAAGGAATACAGCAGATCAGTGTCAGAAATCATGaacaagggagagaactctgaATCCCTTGCTAAATACAAGAACTCTGTGAAGAAAATATTGAACCTTCAGGCAGAGGTGTCCTGA